A stretch of DNA from Pseudomonas sp. HN11:
GGTGGAAGAAGTGGCCAAGGACCCGCAAGCGCTGAAAATGGGCGGTCGCCTGTTCGCCTCCAACTGCGCGGTGTGCCACGGCTCGGATGCCAAGGGCGCGTTTGGCTTCCCAAACCTGGCGGACAACATCTGGCGCTGGGGCGGTTCGGCTGAAGCGATCAAGACCACCATCCTGAACGGCCGCCACGCAGCGATGCCGGCCTGGGGTGACATGCTCGGTGATGAAGGGGTTAAAAATGTCGCCGCTTTTGTGCGTCACGACCTGGCCAAGCTGCCTCTGCCGGCCGACAACGCCGCCGACCTGGCCGCCGGCAAAGCGGCGTTCAACACCACCTGTGTCGCCTGCCACGGTCCGGAAGGCCATGGTATGGAAGCCATGGGCGCGCCAGACCTGACCAAGCCGGCCGGCTACATCTATGGCACCAGCCTCGCGCAGTTGCAGCAGACCATTCGCCACGGCCGCCAAGGCCAGATGCCGGCGCAGGAAGTGCTGCAAGGCAATGACAAGGTGCATCTGTTGGCCGCTTACGTTTACAGCCTGTCTCATCAATAGCAGCAGGTGAGCTGCAAGTTTTAAGCTGCAAGCTTCAAGCCTCAAGCTGCAAGTGAAGAGCTCCCAACTCTGATCTTGCAGCCGCTTTTTCTTGTGACTTGCAACTGGCCGCTTGCAACTGCCGTCCTGCGGCCCTTCGTCACACCCTTCCAAGGCACAACTTTCCCCTCCTCACTTTCGGGTCTACGCTTGTTCCCACAGCGGACCAATTCTGGCGTACGCGACGGCCTTCGTTGCGAGCCCAAAATTTTCCTGTCCACTCGATCAGCTTTCGATTTCTGATTTTGTCCCTACGCAAAACATGGAAAGGGCGCAGAATCTGGCGTGGAACGCATTGATACAGGTCAGCCATTGCGTTGCAATGGTCCCTCGCTTTCTACATACTTGCGGCCGATTTTACCTATAAAAAAACCTAAACCGTGGAACCTTAGAATGAGCACAGCAATCAGTCCGACTGCTTATAACTATAAGGTAGTCCGCCAGTTCGCCATCATGACGGTGGTCTGGGGGATCCTTGGCATGGGGCTCGGGGTGTTCATCGCCTCGCAACTGGTTTGGCCGGAATTGAATTTCGGTTTGCCATGGACGACCTTTGGCCGCCTGCGCCCGCTGCACACCAACCTGGTGATCTTCGCCTTCGGCGGATGTGCATTGTTTGCCACCTCCTACTATGTCGTGCAGCGAACCTGCCAGACGCGACTGATCTCCGACAGCCTTGCGGCCTTCACCTTCTGGGGATGGCAGGCGGTCATCGTGAGTGCCATCGTCACCCTGCCGCTGGGCTACACCACCACCAAGGAATATGCCGAGCTGGAATGGCCGATCGCCATTTTGCTCGCCATCGTGTGGGTGACCTATGCCGTGGTGTTCTTCGGCACCATCGTCAAGCGCAAGACCAAGCACATCTACGTGGGCAACTGGTTCTACGGCGCGTTCATCCTGGTGACGGCGATGCTGCACATCGTCAACCACGCCTCGTTGCCGGTGAGCCTGTTCAAGTCCTACTCGGCCTACGCCGGGGCCACGGATGCGATGATCCAGTGGTGGTACGGCCACAATGCCGTGGGTTTCTTCCTGACCACCGGTTTCCTGGGGATGATGTACTACTTCGTGCCGAAACAGGCCGAACGTCCTATCTACTCGTATCGCTTGTCCATCGTGCACTTCTGGGCGCTGATCACCCTGTACATCTGGGCCGGTCCGCACCACTTGCACTACACCGCGCTGCCGGATTGGGCGCAGTCGCTGGGCATGGCGATGTCGATCATCCTGCTGGCGCCGAGCTGGGGTGGCATGATCAACGGCATGATGACCCTGTCGGGCGCCTGGCAT
This window harbors:
- the ccoP gene encoding cytochrome-c oxidase, cbb3-type subunit III, with the protein product MTLFWSTWICVLTLGSLIGLTWLLVGTRKGETKGSVDQTMGHAFDGIEEYDNPLPQWWFMLFAGTLVFAVGYLILYPGLGNWKGVLPGYEDGWTQTKEWDKEMAKADARFGPIFAKFSAMPVEEVAKDPQALKMGGRLFASNCAVCHGSDAKGAFGFPNLADNIWRWGGSAEAIKTTILNGRHAAMPAWGDMLGDEGVKNVAAFVRHDLAKLPLPADNAADLAAGKAAFNTTCVACHGPEGHGMEAMGAPDLTKPAGYIYGTSLAQLQQTIRHGRQGQMPAQEVLQGNDKVHLLAAYVYSLSHQ
- the ccoN gene encoding cytochrome-c oxidase, cbb3-type subunit I encodes the protein MSTAISPTAYNYKVVRQFAIMTVVWGILGMGLGVFIASQLVWPELNFGLPWTTFGRLRPLHTNLVIFAFGGCALFATSYYVVQRTCQTRLISDSLAAFTFWGWQAVIVSAIVTLPLGYTTTKEYAELEWPIAILLAIVWVTYAVVFFGTIVKRKTKHIYVGNWFYGAFILVTAMLHIVNHASLPVSLFKSYSAYAGATDAMIQWWYGHNAVGFFLTTGFLGMMYYFVPKQAERPIYSYRLSIVHFWALITLYIWAGPHHLHYTALPDWAQSLGMAMSIILLAPSWGGMINGMMTLSGAWHKLRTDPILRFLVVSLAFYGMSTFEGPMMAIKTVNSLSHYTDWTIGHVHAGALGWVAMISIGAIYHMIPRLFGRVQMHSVALINTHFWLATIGTVLYIASMWVNGITQGLMWRAINDDGTLTYSFVEALQASHPGYIVRALGGAFFAAGMLFMAYNVWRTVRASDPAEAEAAAKIAVVGAH